The following are from one region of the Littorina saxatilis isolate snail1 linkage group LG4, US_GU_Lsax_2.0, whole genome shotgun sequence genome:
- the LOC138965626 gene encoding angiopoietin-4-like, with translation MYGGRTYPLWRLVSGTSWSSATWTQVKDGFGDDLKVDPDPNYFIGLDKLRQLLSQASYTTNIRCRYGSAWEGTAVANYHNFTLGPEASGYQLSYNGFLSYSTNPAEDGLQSGSRFAAPGNDGNGCAGSRGAPGWYGPACSGHSMFADPPTWPVPVDGTVDLKQQLVALIRANPFIDDD, from the coding sequence ATGTACGGAGGGCGGACATACCCCTTGTGGAGGTTGGTCAGCGGTACCAGCTGGTCCTCAGCCACCTGGACTCAGGTCAAGGACGGCTTTGGAGACGACCTCAAAGTCGACCCCGACCCCAACTACTTCATTGGCCTGGACAAGCTGCGCCAGCTCCTCAGCCAGGCCAGCTACACCACCAATATCCGCTGTAGATACGGGAGCGCATGGGAGGGCACAGCGGTCGCAAACTACCACAACTTCACTCTAGGTCCAGAAGCCTCAGGCTACCAGCTGTCCTACAACGGGTTTCTGTCCTATAGCACCAATCCTGCGGAGGATGGCCTGCAGAGCGGTTCTCGGTTTGCCGCCCCTGGTAACGATGGCAACGGCTGTGCTGGGTCCAGGGGAGCCCCGGGGTGGTACGGGCCAGCCTGCAGTGGACACAGCATGTTCGCTGACCCTCCTACCTGGCCGGTACCTGTGGACGGTACTGTGGACCTAAAGCAACAGCTCGTTGCCCTGATCAGAGCGAATCCGTTCATCGACGACGACTGA